A window of the Schlesneria paludicola DSM 18645 genome harbors these coding sequences:
- a CDS encoding SDR family NAD(P)-dependent oxidoreductase, translated as MSKKLSGKVAVVTGASKGIGAEIALQLAAEGASVVVNYSSSKEGADRVVAKIADKGGKAVAVQANVANQADVQKLFAETKKAFGRLDVLVNNAGIYEFAPLEGITAEHFHRQFDLNVLGLLFATQEAVKLFGSDGGSIINISSVVARSPVAGGSVYSGTKAAVEAVTRALAEELGPRQIRVNTINPGMVNTEGAHSQGITESDFRKQVEAKTPLGRIGETQDIAPAVVFLASSDSSWITGENFYISGGMR; from the coding sequence ATGTCGAAAAAATTGAGCGGAAAAGTGGCCGTTGTGACAGGCGCATCGAAGGGAATCGGGGCCGAAATCGCTTTGCAATTGGCGGCTGAAGGGGCGTCGGTCGTCGTCAACTACTCTTCAAGCAAAGAAGGCGCCGACCGGGTTGTGGCGAAAATTGCCGACAAAGGTGGTAAAGCTGTCGCCGTGCAGGCAAATGTCGCGAATCAGGCAGACGTTCAAAAGCTGTTTGCGGAGACGAAGAAAGCATTCGGGCGGCTGGATGTCCTGGTTAACAACGCAGGAATCTATGAGTTCGCTCCACTGGAAGGCATCACTGCCGAACACTTTCATCGGCAATTCGACTTGAACGTACTGGGGCTACTGTTCGCGACACAGGAAGCGGTCAAGTTGTTTGGTTCTGACGGTGGTAGCATCATCAATATCAGTTCGGTCGTGGCCCGTTCACCGGTCGCGGGTGGTTCGGTCTACAGCGGCACGAAGGCCGCGGTCGAAGCTGTTACCCGCGCTCTCGCCGAAGAACTCGGCCCTCGTCAGATCCGGGTCAACACGATTAATCCAGGGATGGTCAACACAGAAGGGGCCCACAGCCAGGGCATCACGGAAAGTGATTTCCGCAAGCAGGTTGAAGCGAAGACACCCCTAGGTCGCATTGGTGAGACCCAAGATATTGCTCCGGCCGTCGTCTTTCTGGCGTCGTCTGACTCTTCCTGGATCACCGGCGAGAATTTCTACATCTCCGGCGGAATGCGGTAA
- the ycaC gene encoding isochorismate family cysteine hydrolase YcaC, with translation MSENFKYNRLDKNDAAVLLVDHQSGLCNIVGDFSPDDFKNNVLALADAAKYFQLPTILTTSFEKGPNGPLVPELKQLFPNAPYIARPGNINAWDNEDFVKAVKATGKKQLIIAGVVTEVCVAFPALSAREEGYEVFVVTDASGTFNKTTRDAAWARMQAAGCQLMSWFGMACELHRDWRNDIEGLGTLFSNHLPAYRNLITSFNAPR, from the coding sequence ATGAGCGAGAATTTCAAGTACAACCGTCTCGACAAGAATGATGCCGCGGTCTTGCTGGTCGACCACCAATCAGGGCTGTGCAACATTGTTGGTGACTTTTCACCGGACGATTTCAAGAACAATGTGCTCGCACTGGCCGACGCCGCGAAGTACTTCCAACTGCCGACGATTCTCACGACGAGTTTCGAGAAAGGTCCCAATGGACCACTCGTTCCGGAACTCAAGCAGTTGTTCCCCAACGCTCCGTATATTGCTCGGCCTGGAAACATCAACGCCTGGGACAACGAGGATTTCGTCAAGGCCGTCAAGGCCACCGGCAAGAAGCAACTGATCATCGCAGGCGTCGTCACCGAAGTCTGCGTCGCTTTTCCGGCGCTTTCGGCTCGGGAAGAAGGCTACGAAGTCTTCGTCGTGACTGATGCCTCGGGAACGTTTAACAAGACAACCCGCGACGCGGCCTGGGCTCGCATGCAGGCGGCCGGTTGCCAACTCATGTCGTGGTTCGGGATGGCCTGTGAACTTCACCGAGACTGGCGAAACGATATTGAGGGCCTTGGCACGCTGTTTTCGAATCACTTGCCGGCCTACCGAAACCTCATAACGAGCTTTAATGCACCGCGATGA
- a CDS encoding pirin family protein, with product MWKSVRGIVSDIPQHWVGDGFPVRSLFSYQDSDEFDPFLLLDYAGPYKFAPAEVTRGVGEHPHRGFETVTIVYQGELEHGDSSGSHGTIGPGEVQWMTAASGVVHEEFHSAQFAREGGTLEMVQLWVNLPAKDKMSPPRYQGILNSQIPIKALPDNAGTVRVIAGECFATPGPAMTFTPINVWDCQLNAGGHVEFAIPAGHTTLLIVQKGEIRIGDSTAKAVELVSLHSEGDQVRIDSASESRVLVLTGEPLREPVIGQGPFVMNTRDEIRQAIQDFQSGRMGRLAH from the coding sequence ATGTGGAAATCGGTTCGAGGCATCGTGAGTGACATTCCGCAGCATTGGGTCGGCGACGGATTTCCGGTGCGAAGCCTGTTCTCGTATCAGGACAGCGACGAGTTCGATCCGTTCCTGCTGCTCGACTATGCGGGACCTTACAAATTCGCACCGGCAGAGGTCACTCGCGGTGTGGGCGAGCATCCGCATCGTGGCTTCGAAACCGTGACGATCGTGTATCAGGGCGAGTTGGAGCACGGTGATTCGAGCGGCAGTCATGGAACAATTGGCCCCGGCGAAGTGCAGTGGATGACGGCCGCCTCGGGCGTCGTCCATGAAGAATTTCACAGCGCGCAATTTGCGCGCGAGGGCGGCACATTGGAGATGGTGCAGCTCTGGGTGAACCTGCCAGCCAAGGACAAAATGTCACCCCCGCGCTACCAGGGAATTCTCAACTCCCAAATTCCGATCAAGGCGCTGCCGGACAATGCGGGAACGGTTCGAGTGATCGCAGGCGAATGCTTTGCAACGCCCGGCCCTGCCATGACTTTCACGCCGATCAACGTCTGGGATTGCCAGTTGAACGCAGGCGGACATGTCGAGTTCGCCATTCCCGCAGGGCATACCACATTGCTGATCGTTCAAAAGGGCGAGATTCGCATCGGCGACTCGACCGCCAAAGCCGTTGAACTTGTGTCACTTCATTCAGAAGGAGATCAGGTGCGAATCGACTCCGCCAGCGAGTCTCGCGTCCTCGTGCTGACAGGCGAACCGCTTCGCGAACCCGTCATCGGACAGGGCCCCTTCGTCATGAATACCCGCGACGAAATACGCCAGGCGATTCAAGACTTCCAATCCGGTCGCATGGGCCGTTTGGCGCATTGA
- a CDS encoding RDD family protein — MPLGDTSLLGKTSDSAAFARSGYAMSLIVLLSILLPVGIAVISIHTAISGKPFGFPTHESKIYQGPLIGSELWFTVAKLTGNPALPSSVHSRIKRLDLETGIERETGFEVDGDGVFPVRLNEEIYGVSHTAIYRFGAQPMEKILRPARAPGYFPVPFLYEGRLTDIAETNRGGFRLVHWTGDHWVDGRAILLPDFDRVWWHDPQRERRVLLPRSSEKPAVGAGTGRLRIILVQPCEQEFHLFLTDYAKFAAYRKGFEFADQTEENLASGLTPENAAPEVSGWEPIYPDKPDTRWVSMERNDESLMFISFTHPPTIARRTSDGHWGEIKPTRPDNQFAKADNWHSVLLSDPVCPTSYLIEEDQLWGAAVVHRIHGNGIQAVHLTLPGGRPAYLKRWQFLCLGILIAWLTHLVVVVVGFDWATRRLKRSHYQFGMQQAMLASILRRAMALMIDGLLMMSLILPLVYADVCTYGPDWKSLSEKQLCNQLFELERSIDQGMKNGALSPTSINLQSWGSLLLRLTSDRGTLILFAAVLLILCTVRPLVRSWFGMTVGEWLAGIRRMRTTLRPVEFPRALLCEALYCLDIPGLMTPLPGAICMFVSPNRQRIGDRVADTLVVDAGSIREANEDVTPSLQD; from the coding sequence ATGCCGCTTGGAGACACTTCATTGCTTGGAAAAACCAGCGATTCAGCGGCATTTGCCCGCAGTGGCTACGCGATGTCGCTGATTGTGTTGCTCAGCATCTTGCTGCCAGTCGGGATTGCGGTGATCTCGATCCACACCGCCATCTCGGGTAAGCCATTCGGATTTCCAACTCACGAATCCAAGATCTATCAGGGCCCTTTGATTGGCAGTGAGCTCTGGTTCACAGTCGCGAAGTTGACTGGGAATCCTGCGCTTCCCTCAAGTGTGCATTCGCGCATCAAACGTCTCGATCTCGAAACTGGGATCGAACGCGAGACGGGATTCGAAGTCGACGGAGACGGCGTCTTCCCGGTTCGATTGAACGAGGAAATCTATGGAGTCAGCCATACCGCTATCTATCGATTCGGCGCTCAGCCCATGGAAAAGATCCTTCGTCCGGCGCGTGCGCCTGGCTACTTTCCCGTTCCATTCCTTTACGAAGGCAGATTGACCGACATTGCGGAAACGAATCGTGGCGGGTTCCGACTTGTCCATTGGACGGGAGACCACTGGGTTGACGGACGCGCGATTTTGCTTCCAGATTTCGATCGAGTGTGGTGGCATGACCCACAACGCGAACGTCGAGTCCTGCTGCCTCGCTCGAGCGAAAAGCCTGCCGTGGGAGCGGGCACAGGACGATTGCGGATTATTCTCGTCCAGCCCTGCGAGCAAGAGTTCCATTTGTTTCTGACGGACTATGCTAAGTTTGCCGCATACCGCAAAGGATTTGAGTTCGCGGATCAAACGGAGGAAAACCTTGCTTCGGGTCTGACGCCAGAGAATGCAGCACCTGAAGTTTCGGGGTGGGAACCGATTTACCCCGACAAACCCGACACGCGCTGGGTTTCGATGGAACGCAATGATGAGAGTTTGATGTTCATCAGCTTCACGCATCCGCCGACCATCGCTCGACGAACGAGTGATGGACACTGGGGTGAAATCAAACCGACTCGACCAGACAACCAATTCGCCAAAGCAGATAACTGGCACTCCGTTTTGCTTTCTGATCCAGTCTGTCCCACAAGCTATCTGATTGAGGAAGATCAACTGTGGGGGGCAGCCGTGGTCCATCGAATACACGGAAATGGGATTCAAGCGGTGCACCTCACGTTACCTGGCGGCAGACCCGCGTACTTGAAACGATGGCAGTTCCTCTGTCTTGGGATATTGATCGCCTGGTTGACGCATCTCGTGGTGGTGGTGGTCGGCTTCGACTGGGCCACGCGGCGGTTGAAGCGTTCTCACTACCAGTTTGGGATGCAGCAGGCGATGCTCGCTTCGATTTTACGGCGGGCGATGGCATTAATGATCGATGGTCTATTGATGATGTCGCTTATTTTACCGCTTGTTTATGCAGACGTATGCACTTACGGCCCAGATTGGAAATCCCTTAGCGAAAAGCAACTTTGCAACCAACTCTTTGAACTCGAACGTTCCATCGACCAAGGGATGAAGAACGGCGCATTGAGCCCCACGTCGATCAACCTTCAGTCATGGGGATCGTTGTTGTTGCGACTGACCAGCGACCGGGGGACATTGATCCTGTTTGCGGCCGTGCTGCTGATTCTTTGCACCGTAAGACCGCTTGTGCGTTCCTGGTTTGGAATGACGGTTGGCGAATGGTTGGCTGGGATTCGCAGGATGCGAACGACGCTTCGCCCCGTTGAATTTCCGCGGGCCCTTTTGTGTGAGGCACTGTATTGCCTCGACATCCCTGGCTTGATGACGCCGCTGCCTGGGGCAATCTGCATGTTTGTTTCCCCCAACCGTCAACGAATCGGTGATCGCGTCGCCGACACGCTGGTCGTAGATGCTGGTTCGATTCGTGAGGCGAATGAGGATGTGACGCCGTCTCTGCAGGATTAA
- a CDS encoding redoxin family protein: MRVFQWNSRNCGWSSAIAGLAIWVAVGAAVIADEPLPGISVEIPSFSGPVLLNDVPVDATDTVELDDAELDDGDLDLNWNGLAGKQNHDITIAGRALDEAGKPIAGARIFVVSVAASGMPLDDRPVLAETKADAEGNYRCERVRLTVLEFTQTAVPKPSEGLFQVFGVAEGYGYTWRRTGAYRPVARPKDDDATPPPPNKKGLTVPSKPPIILESDGDGEDFDTDAKSVFFAEEPIAIDLAFAPEVKLHGTIRDDLGTPLKGAVIQAGLISSNRSRPGALPDGWSGSYLEGTPHAADGSFSGYFALPEEFRQTTTDEQGRYEIRGLPRDCRLLAHLDYLPEFDPWTGTLTTGAATAAGQGPRQQAVGYEGTYNHVFIAPVTVNVKVVGTTGQPVANAIVRHEAKNGVCRAGGLDRTDANGLATLKLRPGKARVLVEPAIGVEYLPGQETISFSKVPREQQIEIALAPAAEVIFEAVEKETGKPIADIGFLSEPSEVPERKPVQSQISFVDHPRTDRNGRLRAFFAPGERRFFVKLPSSEYEPIAPTTEPITLSTSQPTHLRFEFSRRPLATVKSDQERPFADELKPLSDLLQQQSDRFEQSRRACFEVSHTNYIPAKKRLSQTQLTKLLESFPSKPLDECLKSLGITGTAFSTLTTDGFRRRVDSGKSEHAHINAFNGEETIISMGNEQLDIYSASSSPFHFLDHRDLWHLPNRKVILENTPLIAAQLEPQRTVHHVNGTWDVELQADKTLQRWVIDDSTGFLRRSVVAYSQTSGNEIWQFFPVTMTTGICVPGLTVKFQYQNGKIVRQEVYVIENVEILSELPAETFLVSAPAGTNIIDYRGLAREEMHLRRPPSGVVSSDIPDVVAYRNRFAPAAPPVLRVGDVAPVFNVVTWLDANGRTEPPRFDGKVVVIDFWGIGCGPCVAGLPVVNQAAKHFSNSSIVIVGLHDCGSDLDGVAAFAKKRGLTFPIAIDQPNPKAQSFGTTFSAFGIDAMPTSVVIDQKGKVAYIGAFENAIEVANGLNKRE; encoded by the coding sequence ATGCGCGTTTTTCAATGGAATTCTCGGAATTGCGGCTGGTCAAGTGCGATCGCGGGCTTGGCAATCTGGGTCGCAGTCGGTGCGGCAGTGATCGCAGACGAACCTTTGCCCGGCATCTCGGTTGAGATCCCCTCGTTTTCGGGGCCGGTCCTACTCAATGACGTCCCCGTCGACGCAACAGACACTGTTGAATTGGACGACGCTGAGCTGGACGATGGCGATTTGGATCTCAATTGGAATGGACTCGCAGGCAAGCAGAATCACGACATCACGATCGCTGGTCGGGCTTTGGACGAGGCTGGAAAGCCGATCGCCGGGGCTCGCATTTTCGTGGTTTCCGTCGCAGCATCGGGAATGCCATTGGATGATCGCCCGGTACTTGCCGAAACGAAGGCCGATGCAGAGGGGAACTATCGCTGCGAAAGAGTCAGGCTTACCGTACTCGAGTTCACACAGACCGCTGTGCCGAAACCTTCCGAGGGACTGTTCCAAGTCTTTGGTGTCGCCGAGGGATACGGATACACGTGGCGACGCACGGGTGCCTATCGGCCGGTTGCACGCCCGAAAGACGATGACGCAACTCCCCCCCCGCCGAACAAGAAGGGTTTGACGGTTCCAAGTAAGCCGCCGATCATTCTTGAAAGCGATGGTGATGGTGAAGACTTCGACACAGATGCCAAGTCCGTATTTTTCGCTGAAGAGCCGATCGCGATTGATCTGGCCTTTGCACCGGAAGTCAAACTGCATGGTACGATCCGCGACGATCTGGGGACGCCACTGAAGGGGGCTGTCATTCAAGCGGGACTGATCAGTTCCAATCGGTCACGCCCAGGTGCACTGCCTGACGGTTGGAGCGGCAGCTATCTGGAAGGAACGCCCCATGCCGCTGACGGCTCATTTTCCGGATACTTCGCACTTCCAGAAGAATTCCGCCAGACCACGACAGACGAGCAGGGACGCTACGAAATCCGTGGACTTCCCCGCGACTGTCGCCTGCTCGCACATCTCGACTACCTTCCTGAATTTGATCCCTGGACAGGGACACTCACTACGGGAGCAGCGACGGCGGCGGGGCAAGGTCCCCGCCAACAGGCTGTCGGCTACGAAGGGACATACAATCATGTTTTTATCGCGCCTGTCACAGTAAACGTCAAAGTCGTCGGGACGACTGGACAACCTGTTGCCAATGCCATTGTCCGACATGAAGCGAAGAATGGTGTCTGCCGGGCAGGGGGCCTCGATCGGACTGACGCCAATGGACTGGCGACGCTCAAACTTCGTCCCGGCAAAGCACGCGTTCTCGTCGAACCTGCCATCGGCGTCGAGTATCTTCCAGGGCAGGAAACGATCTCGTTCTCGAAAGTTCCTCGCGAGCAGCAGATCGAGATTGCTCTCGCTCCGGCAGCGGAGGTGATCTTCGAGGCCGTCGAGAAAGAGACCGGCAAGCCGATCGCCGATATCGGTTTCCTCAGCGAACCCAGTGAAGTTCCGGAACGTAAACCAGTACAGTCGCAAATTTCATTCGTCGACCATCCACGAACAGATCGGAATGGAAGACTGAGAGCGTTCTTCGCCCCGGGCGAACGGCGTTTCTTCGTCAAACTGCCATCGTCAGAATATGAACCGATCGCACCCACGACCGAACCCATCACCCTCTCCACGAGTCAACCGACTCACCTCCGTTTTGAATTCTCGCGCCGTCCGCTTGCGACAGTGAAATCCGACCAGGAACGGCCGTTTGCCGATGAACTGAAACCGTTGTCAGACCTGTTGCAGCAACAATCCGACCGCTTCGAGCAGTCACGGCGCGCCTGCTTTGAAGTCAGCCATACGAACTACATTCCTGCAAAGAAACGGCTGTCTCAAACGCAACTGACCAAACTTCTCGAATCATTTCCGTCCAAACCACTCGACGAGTGCCTGAAATCGCTGGGGATCACGGGCACGGCATTTTCAACGTTGACGACCGACGGTTTTCGCCGTCGAGTCGACAGCGGCAAATCCGAGCATGCGCACATCAATGCGTTCAATGGCGAAGAAACCATCATTTCGATGGGAAATGAACAACTCGACATCTATTCTGCGAGCAGCTCACCGTTTCACTTCCTCGATCATCGTGATCTCTGGCATTTGCCCAACCGGAAAGTGATCCTGGAAAATACTCCTTTGATAGCCGCGCAACTGGAACCGCAGCGAACCGTGCACCATGTCAATGGCACTTGGGATGTTGAGCTGCAAGCCGACAAGACACTCCAACGGTGGGTCATCGACGATTCAACCGGTTTTCTGCGAAGGTCGGTTGTCGCCTACAGTCAAACTTCTGGCAATGAGATCTGGCAGTTCTTCCCTGTGACGATGACGACGGGAATTTGTGTGCCCGGGCTCACCGTTAAGTTCCAATATCAGAATGGAAAAATCGTTCGCCAAGAGGTCTACGTCATTGAGAATGTGGAGATCCTGAGCGAACTTCCTGCCGAGACGTTCCTCGTGTCCGCACCAGCAGGGACGAACATTATCGACTATCGAGGCCTCGCACGCGAAGAAATGCATCTGCGACGGCCGCCGTCAGGAGTCGTCTCGTCCGATATTCCTGACGTCGTCGCGTATCGCAATCGTTTTGCACCGGCAGCGCCACCAGTCCTCAGGGTGGGCGATGTCGCCCCCGTATTCAATGTGGTGACCTGGCTGGATGCCAATGGCAGGACGGAACCTCCCCGATTCGACGGAAAGGTGGTCGTAATCGATTTCTGGGGCATTGGCTGCGGGCCTTGCGTAGCCGGGCTTCCCGTGGTCAACCAGGCCGCAAAGCACTTTTCGAATTCCTCAATCGTCATCGTTGGGCTACATGACTGCGGCAGCGATCTGGACGGAGTGGCGGCATTCGCAAAGAAGCGCGGCCTGACGTTTCCAATTGCCATCGATCAGCCCAATCCCAAAGCGCAGTCGTTCGGCACGACCTTCTCTGCATTCGGAATCGATGCGATGCCGACTTCCGTCGTCATCGACCAGAAGGGCAAGGTCGCCTACATCGGCGCATTTGAGAATGCGATTGAAGTTGCAAACGGACTGAACAAGCGCGAGTAA
- a CDS encoding peroxiredoxin family protein: protein MNRIVTVVLLTGAVLALVAAVVIPARFGHPVTPAMQQSAITASGRIVSALPDHAPGRPQLVIFILPGCLCSEDYEPFTHALYQAYSSNVDFVGVVDGSEQDAQAWRMVHQTPFPLIADPDCSIADQFDAKRSAYTAVILDGETIHRLWPGYSAQMLNELSELLAAESNVPVALIETSRAPSKLTSGCLLGP, encoded by the coding sequence ATGAATCGAATCGTGACGGTCGTGTTGCTCACTGGTGCCGTCTTGGCGCTGGTTGCCGCTGTTGTCATTCCTGCCCGCTTCGGTCATCCGGTGACTCCTGCGATGCAGCAGTCCGCAATCACCGCATCGGGACGGATCGTGTCCGCTCTGCCGGATCACGCGCCCGGTCGACCTCAACTCGTCATTTTCATTTTGCCGGGTTGTCTGTGCAGTGAAGACTATGAACCGTTCACTCATGCTCTGTACCAAGCGTATTCATCAAACGTCGATTTTGTGGGAGTCGTCGATGGCAGCGAGCAGGACGCTCAGGCGTGGAGAATGGTTCATCAAACCCCGTTCCCTTTGATCGCCGATCCCGATTGTTCCATCGCTGATCAATTCGACGCAAAACGTTCGGCCTACACAGCCGTTATTCTGGACGGCGAGACCATCCATCGGCTGTGGCCAGGCTATTCCGCACAGATGCTGAACGAATTGAGCGAACTTCTCGCGGCCGAATCGAACGTGCCTGTCGCCTTGATCGAGACATCCCGAGCACCGTCGAAACTGACCTCTGGATGTCTGCTTGGGCCGTAA
- a CDS encoding MFS transporter, whose amino-acid sequence MPTHTRRLHYAWIIAGVTFFVLLATAGVRSAPSVLIVPLEDEFGWSRATISAAVSINLLLYGLIGPFAAALMERIGVKKTVLISLAVIASGVALTTFMSAPWQLMLLWGVVVGGGTGMTALVLAATIVNRWFVSQRGLVLGVLTASTATGQLVFLPVMAYIVKQYGWRPAALLIAAVLAIVFPLVALFLRDRPSDLGLQPLGGDPESAETSFASTAPATPPIGALSALREGFRSHNFWLLAGSFYVCGASTNGLVGTHLIPACLDVGMPEVRAAGLLAMMGIFDLAGTTASGWMSDRFDNRVLLSWYYGLRGLSLIFLPFALTEGSWGLTLFAVFYGLDWIATVPPTVRLAADSFGRARASIMFGWIVAAHQIGAATAAFGAGAIRSWSGNYERAFLISGALCLMTAAMVLQIRRGPQPTDAPIDTDENDPVPDMNLSLESGQ is encoded by the coding sequence ATGCCGACACACACTCGCCGCCTGCACTATGCCTGGATCATTGCTGGCGTGACGTTTTTTGTCCTTCTGGCGACGGCGGGAGTCCGATCGGCACCGAGTGTATTGATCGTTCCTTTAGAGGACGAATTTGGGTGGAGCCGCGCGACGATTTCTGCGGCGGTTTCCATCAACCTCCTGTTGTATGGCCTGATCGGACCGTTCGCCGCCGCGTTGATGGAACGGATTGGCGTCAAGAAGACGGTTCTTATTTCGTTGGCGGTCATTGCGTCGGGAGTGGCATTGACGACATTCATGTCGGCCCCATGGCAACTGATGCTGTTGTGGGGAGTTGTTGTTGGTGGAGGGACCGGAATGACGGCACTCGTTCTGGCGGCGACCATCGTCAATCGGTGGTTTGTCTCACAACGAGGATTGGTGCTTGGCGTGCTGACGGCCAGCACGGCCACGGGGCAACTCGTGTTTTTGCCCGTCATGGCCTATATCGTGAAACAATACGGCTGGCGTCCGGCCGCTCTGTTGATCGCCGCAGTCTTGGCGATCGTATTTCCGCTTGTCGCGTTATTCTTACGGGATCGTCCTTCGGATCTGGGGCTACAGCCCCTTGGCGGCGATCCCGAGTCCGCTGAAACGTCGTTCGCTTCAACCGCCCCCGCAACGCCGCCGATCGGTGCACTGTCCGCATTGCGTGAAGGATTTCGCTCCCACAATTTCTGGCTGCTCGCAGGAAGTTTTTATGTCTGCGGTGCGAGTACCAATGGACTTGTTGGAACTCATTTAATTCCCGCTTGCCTGGATGTTGGAATGCCTGAAGTCCGCGCTGCGGGACTCTTGGCCATGATGGGGATTTTCGATTTGGCGGGGACGACCGCATCCGGATGGATGTCCGATCGTTTTGATAATCGTGTGCTGTTGAGCTGGTACTACGGTCTTCGCGGATTGTCGTTAATCTTTCTGCCATTTGCGTTGACGGAAGGATCATGGGGACTAACCCTCTTCGCCGTCTTCTATGGTCTCGATTGGATCGCTACGGTTCCTCCGACGGTTCGCTTGGCCGCCGATTCCTTCGGTCGTGCTCGGGCGAGTATCATGTTTGGTTGGATTGTGGCCGCGCACCAGATTGGGGCGGCCACCGCGGCGTTTGGCGCCGGTGCGATTCGTTCGTGGAGTGGAAACTACGAGCGGGCATTCCTGATTTCCGGGGCGCTTTGCCTGATGACCGCGGCCATGGTTTTACAGATTCGCCGTGGTCCTCAACCGACCGATGCGCCGATCGACACGGACGAGAACGATCCGGTGCCCGACATGAACTTGAGCTTGGAATCGGGGCAATGA